ATAGTTATAACTTATACACAAACTTTTGAGGTAGAACTGATACTCTCAGTCTCTCTGATCCATATTAAAGTAAATTATTAAGGTATGATAtactttttaagaaaatatggaaggatataaataaaaaatattttcactaTTATTCTTTTGGTTATTTTAAAATCAGTTTCATAGAAATATATTAATTAGTTAAAAATCTCATTAAATAGAGAATAAATACGAAAAAAAGTCTCAATAAACATCTTGAACTTTAaataattcacttattttgaataataattttcttttcaacGATTCATTTAATATGAGGTACTAATTTATCCTTACAATCGGTTAGAAGATgaatatatatactaattaaaatccttatttaatttattaggtacaatagaagaaagggaaaagacataaattatTCTCTGAAGTCGTATCGAAAAGTCAGTTATACACTTAAATCATCATAGCGAtctattacacacctaaactacttaaaagtgaatttattacCCTCCTAAAACTGACgtggcaaaaaaataaaaaataaaaaataaaataaaatatagcgCGTCAGactaaaattaaagtaaaaaaattaaaaaacaaaataaccCTACCCACCACGTCTTTTCATCTTCACACCTACtcactctcttcttcttcacaccccaCCCATTATCCTGCTGttcttcattatttatttttcaatacaattctttatttttcaacgcaattctttatttttcattacAACCTCAAAATGTGAGACCATCAAATAACATTGAAAAATCTCCCTCCGGCCACCACTGTCGTCGCCAGTGATTCTTCAAGTGTCTTTGGAACCTACCTGCCCACTTTTGCTTTTCTCCATTCACTCCCCATTTTAAATCTTGATTTTTGTTTCTTTCAACAccaattaagaagaagaagaattctagCTAAAAACCTATGAGTCAAACTTCTTTTTTATTCCACTTTAGATATAGAATAGAAATTATCTTTCACTTAAATTGTTCAGATTCaagcaaattaaatatataaataagaacATTTAATATAGTTTGACTAGAAAAAATAGAGAGTGCTTGAGTATGGATAAGAGGACGAAGGAGGgtgaatttgattttgataaagAAGACGATTGAAGTTTCGGGGGGAGGTCGGATGGATGGTGTTATGAAAATCTTAAAAATCAATTAGGagctaattagtataaaatatagataataaaaaaaattaattaatagagaaaaaattagatataaaaatattataattttttacatGATGCTGACGTGACAGCAATTATAATGCACCACTATGCttatataataatttagatacgtAATAGATTTACATAATAATTCAAGTGTGGCACTGACTTTTAAATACTTGTACCTTTTCCCAAGAAGAAATGTAATAAAAATGCAGGAGATGTGAACCTTAATTTAAGTAGAAAGCACATGCCCATTATGTGCAGCTCATCGATCGTCAAACTAATTATCTTCTCTCTAACTCTTTATATCAATATCTCCGATTCGTTCTCCATTTTCCAAAAATCATGGCTTCAAATCCTACTATTAGCGTCAGAAAAATGAGTACAATCAGCCAAGCGCATCCAACCACCGTATTCCGGTGGGGACCACTAGCTCGCCGGAAATTTTCATTCAGGAAGAAGAGGTTGCCGACGGTGCGGCTAGGTGGCGggaagaataacaacaacaatcgcCGGGGATTCTCCGTCGCGAAGCTTTTCCGGCGAGTCAGATTGCGGTGGCTGAAGTTGCAGTACACATGTTTGATGAAAAAGCTGAGAGAATATTATCAGTCTGCGGTGAAAGATTTAATGGAAAATGGCGGAGCACTTGACTCCTTCCAACAACGTCTGCTATTGGAGACTTCTTTCGCCGTTCCGGTGATGGGACTTTCCTTCAATACTTTTCCCAATCATTATGGCACTTAAAATCTTTTTGGTAAATAGGATTTATATCATCTAGCCATTTCAAGTATTAAAGTTGGGAAAACAAAAATTGAAGATGAAATTGGATAAAAGTTGAAGAATTTATGAGTTAAAATCGTTGCACTATTTTTtagaattaatttgaaaataaaatcttcaataatgcatcattttttaaaatgttgaaTAATTTCATTACATCCTTCCTTCGtcacttttatttgttatttcaattt
This Solanum dulcamara chromosome 8, daSolDulc1.2, whole genome shotgun sequence DNA region includes the following protein-coding sequences:
- the LOC129900540 gene encoding uncharacterized protein LOC129900540, translating into MASNPTISVRKMSTISQAHPTTVFRWGPLARRKFSFRKKRLPTVRLGGGKNNNNNRRGFSVAKLFRRVRLRWLKLQYTCLMKKLREYYQSAVKDLMENGGALDSFQQRLLLETSFAVPVMGLSFNTFPNHYGT